Proteins encoded together in one Bacteroides ovatus window:
- the folB gene encoding dihydroneopterin aldolase, translated as MKINSSYILLKEIRCYAYHGVAPQENLIGNEYLIDLKLKVDISKAARTDEVTDTVNYAEVHQVIENEMAVPSKLLEHVSGRIIQKLFDQFPCIEEIELRLSKRNPPMGADIESAGIELHCSRK; from the coding sequence ATGAAGATAAACAGTAGCTATATCCTTTTGAAAGAAATTCGTTGTTACGCCTATCATGGAGTTGCACCGCAAGAAAATCTGATTGGGAATGAATATCTCATTGACCTGAAACTGAAAGTAGATATCAGCAAAGCTGCCCGGACAGATGAAGTTACCGACACCGTCAACTATGCTGAAGTACATCAGGTGATAGAAAATGAAATGGCTGTTCCCTCAAAATTGCTGGAACACGTTAGCGGACGGATTATACAAAAACTCTTTGACCAATTCCCCTGTATTGAAGAAATCGAACTCCGGCTTTCCAAACGAAACCCACCGATGGGAGCAGATATAGAGTCTGCAGGAATTGAGCTACACTGCAGCAGGAAATAA
- a CDS encoding methylglyoxal synthase translates to MKSKVRRGIGLVAHDAMKKDLIEWVLWNSELLMGNKFYCTGTTGTLILEALKEKHPDEEWDFTILKSGPLGGDQQMGSRIVDGQIDYLFFFTDPMTLQPHDTDVKALTRLAGVENIVFCCNRSTADHIISSPLFMDPDYERIHPDYSSYTKRFQDKPVVTEAVESVNRRKKKRK, encoded by the coding sequence ATGAAATCAAAGGTTAGAAGAGGCATCGGGCTGGTAGCGCATGATGCAATGAAAAAAGACCTCATCGAATGGGTACTGTGGAACTCGGAACTGTTGATGGGTAATAAATTCTATTGTACAGGTACTACGGGTACTTTGATATTGGAAGCATTGAAGGAGAAACATCCTGATGAAGAGTGGGATTTTACGATTTTAAAATCAGGTCCGTTAGGTGGTGACCAACAGATGGGATCACGTATTGTGGATGGGCAGATTGATTATCTCTTTTTCTTCACGGACCCCATGACATTGCAACCGCATGATACGGATGTAAAAGCATTAACCCGTTTGGCCGGTGTAGAAAATATTGTTTTCTGTTGTAACCGTTCTACGGCGGATCATATTATTTCCAGTCCGTTATTTATGGATCCTGATTACGAACGCATTCATCCGGACTATTCCAGCTATACAAAACGTTTCCAGGATAAACCCGTGGTGACGGAGGCTGTAGAATCGGTAAATAGAAGAAAAAAGAAGAGAAAATAA
- a CDS encoding glycosyltransferase family 2 protein: MKVSVVILNWNGCDMLRTFLPSVVRYSEGEGVEVCVADNGSTDTSVSLLQQEFPSVRTIVLDQNYGFADGYNWALQQVDAEYVVLLNSDVEVTEHWLEPMIAYLDAHPEVAACQPKIRSQRQKEYFEYAGAAGGFIDKYGYPFCRGRIMGVVEKDEGQYDTVIPVFWATGAALFIRHTDYVNVGGLDGRFFAHMEEIDLCWRLRSRNREIVCVPQSIVYHVGGATLKKENPHKTFLNFRNNLVMLYKNLPQEELNKVMRIRTCLDYLAAFNFLLQGHWDNASAVMRARKEYKRLCPSFSLSREENMRKKTLNPIPERTKSSILWQFYARGCKRFSQLSDLKG; this comes from the coding sequence ATGAAGGTTTCAGTTGTAATCTTGAATTGGAACGGGTGCGATATGCTTCGTACTTTTCTTCCGTCCGTCGTCCGCTATTCAGAGGGGGAGGGGGTTGAGGTCTGTGTAGCTGACAATGGCTCTACGGACACTTCTGTGAGTTTGCTTCAACAGGAATTTCCTTCTGTCAGAACGATTGTGCTCGACCAAAATTATGGCTTTGCCGATGGATATAATTGGGCATTGCAGCAGGTCGACGCAGAATATGTAGTTCTTTTGAATTCAGATGTCGAGGTGACGGAGCATTGGCTGGAACCAATGATTGCTTATTTGGATGCTCATCCGGAGGTGGCTGCTTGTCAGCCGAAGATACGAAGTCAACGACAAAAAGAATATTTTGAATATGCCGGAGCGGCTGGTGGCTTTATTGATAAATATGGTTATCCTTTTTGCAGGGGGCGTATAATGGGAGTTGTGGAGAAGGATGAAGGCCAATATGATACGGTGATTCCTGTTTTTTGGGCAACGGGGGCAGCGTTGTTTATCCGGCACACTGATTATGTGAATGTAGGAGGATTGGATGGACGTTTTTTTGCTCACATGGAAGAAATAGATTTGTGCTGGCGACTTCGTTCGCGGAATCGTGAGATTGTCTGTGTACCTCAAAGTATTGTCTATCATGTAGGAGGAGCTACTCTTAAAAAAGAGAATCCTCATAAGACTTTTCTTAATTTCCGTAATAATCTTGTCATGCTCTATAAGAATCTTCCACAGGAGGAGTTAAATAAAGTGATGCGTATCCGGACTTGTCTCGATTATCTGGCGGCGTTCAATTTCTTGTTGCAAGGGCACTGGGATAATGCTAGTGCTGTGATGCGTGCGCGTAAAGAGTATAAACGATTATGTCCGTCGTTTTCTTTATCCCGTGAAGAGAATATGAGAAAAAAAACTTTGAATCCGATACCTGAACGGACAAAAAGTAGTATCTTGTGGCAGTTTTATGCGAGGGGATGCAAACGATTCTCTCAATTGTCGGATTTAAAAGGATAG